Proteins encoded within one genomic window of Etheostoma cragini isolate CJK2018 chromosome 21, CSU_Ecrag_1.0, whole genome shotgun sequence:
- the ccz1 gene encoding vacuolar fusion protein CCZ1 homolog isoform X1, with translation MGKSSGTRHANQTVFGATEIQTKVTQMLMISPRMASGMQEKQYTPSLLNFFIYNPTFGPREGEEEKKILFYHPSEVEKNEKIRNVGLCEAIVQFTRTFCPTKPAKSLHTQKNRQFFFEPEDNFWIVMVVRNPMIEKPNKDGKPPTIEYQEEEILDTVYGAVVRECYSMYKLFNGTFGRAMEAGGVELLIQKLEKFFYRYLQTLHLQSCDLLDVFGGISFFPLDKMTYLKIQSFVNRVEESLSLIKYTAFLYNDQLIWSGLEQDDMRILYKYLTTSLFPRHSEPELAGRDSPLRPEVAGNLLHYGRFLTGPTNLKDPEAKFRFPKIFVSTEDGYEELHLIVYKAMSAAACFMISASVELTRDFCEQLDGLVGPQLTLLASDICEQFTVNRRISGPEKEPQFKFIYFNHMNLAEKSTIHMRKTASVCLTSVHPDLMKILGDINCDFARVDEDEEIIVKAMTDYWVVGKKSDQRELYVILNQKNANLIEVNEEVKRLCATQFNNIFFLD, from the exons CTCAGGAATGCAAGAGAAACAGTACACACCATCTCTTCTCAATTTCTTCATTTACAACCCCACATTTGGACCGCGGGAGGGAGAG gaagagaagaagatcTTGTTTTACCACCCAAGTGAAGTGGAGAAGAACGAGAAGATACGGAATGTGGGCCTTTGTGAGGCCATTGTACAGTTCACCAG GACGTTCTGTCCAACAAAACCAGCTAAATCCCTGCACACACAGAAGAACCGGCAGTTTTTCTTTGAGCCTGAGGACAATTTCTGGATAGTCATG GTGGTTCGAAACCCAATGATCGAGAAACCAAACAAAGATGGCAAACCTCCCACAATAGAATATCAGGAAGAGGAAATACTT GACACTGTTTATGGTGCAGTAGTGAGGGAATGCTACAGCATGTACAAG CTCTTCAATGGTACGTTTGGCAGAGCAATGGAAGCCGGCGGAGTGGAGCTGCTCATTCAAAAGCTTGAAAAGTTCTTCTACAGG TATCTGCAGACTCTCCACTTGCAGTCCTGTGACTTGCTGGACGTATTCGGAGGCATCAGCTTCTTCCCTCTGGACAAGATGACCTACCTGAAGATCCAGTCCTTCGTCAACAGAGTGGAGGAGAGCCTCAGTCTCATCAAATACACAGCCTTCCTGTATAACGACCAGCTTATCTG GAGCGGACTGGAACAAGATGACATGAGGATCCTGTACAAGTACCTGACTACCTCGCTGTTCCCAAGACATTCTGAACCAGAG TTGGCTGGCAGGGACTCTCCTCTGAGGCCGGAGGTCGCCGGGAATCTGTTGCACTATGGGAG GTTTTTGACAGGACCTACCAATCTTAAAGATCCGGAAGCCAAATTCCGATTTCCTAAAATATTTGTCAGCACAGAGGATGGCTATGAGGAGCTGCATCTGATTGTTTACAAG GCCATGAGTGCTGCAGCTTGTTTTATGATCAGCG CCTCCGTGGAGCTGACGAGGGACTTCTGTGAACAGCTCGACGGCCTGGTGGGCCCTCAGCTAACTTTACTGGCATCTGACATATGTGAACAGTTCACAGTTAACCGCAGGATATCAGG GCCAGAGAAGGAGCCCCAGTTTAAGTTCATCTACTTTAACCACATGAACCTGGCGGAGAAGAGCACCATCCACATGAGGAAGACTGCCAGTGTTTGCCTCACCTCTGTCCACCCTGACCTCATGAAGATCCTTGGAGACATCAACTGTGACTTCGCCAG GGTTGATGAGGATGAAGAAATCATCGTAAAGGCTATGACGGACTACTGGGTAGTCGGCAAGAAGTCAGACCAGAGAGAACTGTATGTGATCCTCAATCAGAAGAACGCCAACCTGATCGAAGTAAACG AGGAGGTTAAGAGGCTTTGTGCGACGCAGTTcaacaacattttcttcttgGATTGA
- the ccz1 gene encoding vacuolar fusion protein CCZ1 homolog isoform X2, which produces MLMISPRMASGMQEKQYTPSLLNFFIYNPTFGPREGEEEKKILFYHPSEVEKNEKIRNVGLCEAIVQFTRTFCPTKPAKSLHTQKNRQFFFEPEDNFWIVMVVRNPMIEKPNKDGKPPTIEYQEEEILDTVYGAVVRECYSMYKLFNGTFGRAMEAGGVELLIQKLEKFFYRYLQTLHLQSCDLLDVFGGISFFPLDKMTYLKIQSFVNRVEESLSLIKYTAFLYNDQLIWSGLEQDDMRILYKYLTTSLFPRHSEPELAGRDSPLRPEVAGNLLHYGRFLTGPTNLKDPEAKFRFPKIFVSTEDGYEELHLIVYKAMSAAACFMISASVELTRDFCEQLDGLVGPQLTLLASDICEQFTVNRRISGPEKEPQFKFIYFNHMNLAEKSTIHMRKTASVCLTSVHPDLMKILGDINCDFARVDEDEEIIVKAMTDYWVVGKKSDQRELYVILNQKNANLIEVNEEVKRLCATQFNNIFFLD; this is translated from the exons CTCAGGAATGCAAGAGAAACAGTACACACCATCTCTTCTCAATTTCTTCATTTACAACCCCACATTTGGACCGCGGGAGGGAGAG gaagagaagaagatcTTGTTTTACCACCCAAGTGAAGTGGAGAAGAACGAGAAGATACGGAATGTGGGCCTTTGTGAGGCCATTGTACAGTTCACCAG GACGTTCTGTCCAACAAAACCAGCTAAATCCCTGCACACACAGAAGAACCGGCAGTTTTTCTTTGAGCCTGAGGACAATTTCTGGATAGTCATG GTGGTTCGAAACCCAATGATCGAGAAACCAAACAAAGATGGCAAACCTCCCACAATAGAATATCAGGAAGAGGAAATACTT GACACTGTTTATGGTGCAGTAGTGAGGGAATGCTACAGCATGTACAAG CTCTTCAATGGTACGTTTGGCAGAGCAATGGAAGCCGGCGGAGTGGAGCTGCTCATTCAAAAGCTTGAAAAGTTCTTCTACAGG TATCTGCAGACTCTCCACTTGCAGTCCTGTGACTTGCTGGACGTATTCGGAGGCATCAGCTTCTTCCCTCTGGACAAGATGACCTACCTGAAGATCCAGTCCTTCGTCAACAGAGTGGAGGAGAGCCTCAGTCTCATCAAATACACAGCCTTCCTGTATAACGACCAGCTTATCTG GAGCGGACTGGAACAAGATGACATGAGGATCCTGTACAAGTACCTGACTACCTCGCTGTTCCCAAGACATTCTGAACCAGAG TTGGCTGGCAGGGACTCTCCTCTGAGGCCGGAGGTCGCCGGGAATCTGTTGCACTATGGGAG GTTTTTGACAGGACCTACCAATCTTAAAGATCCGGAAGCCAAATTCCGATTTCCTAAAATATTTGTCAGCACAGAGGATGGCTATGAGGAGCTGCATCTGATTGTTTACAAG GCCATGAGTGCTGCAGCTTGTTTTATGATCAGCG CCTCCGTGGAGCTGACGAGGGACTTCTGTGAACAGCTCGACGGCCTGGTGGGCCCTCAGCTAACTTTACTGGCATCTGACATATGTGAACAGTTCACAGTTAACCGCAGGATATCAGG GCCAGAGAAGGAGCCCCAGTTTAAGTTCATCTACTTTAACCACATGAACCTGGCGGAGAAGAGCACCATCCACATGAGGAAGACTGCCAGTGTTTGCCTCACCTCTGTCCACCCTGACCTCATGAAGATCCTTGGAGACATCAACTGTGACTTCGCCAG GGTTGATGAGGATGAAGAAATCATCGTAAAGGCTATGACGGACTACTGGGTAGTCGGCAAGAAGTCAGACCAGAGAGAACTGTATGTGATCCTCAATCAGAAGAACGCCAACCTGATCGAAGTAAACG AGGAGGTTAAGAGGCTTTGTGCGACGCAGTTcaacaacattttcttcttgGATTGA